From the Excalfactoria chinensis isolate bCotChi1 chromosome 1, bCotChi1.hap2, whole genome shotgun sequence genome, one window contains:
- the LOC140254709 gene encoding uncharacterized protein, whose amino-acid sequence MSILGIRVPDRKPEWEDSSVYTPVVRRHRRCDAVVCFYHGGRWQAEEEGPWQLILCSSCGAENTHRECSHSCIRRNTWDCDRCAGLGTSASTISVLAALSTASQESLQPSHSPQEPEDSQPIQSSQAASGPSHCFLLPEISELGTEGGVIFSAVPGLQVGHEDVPAHHGSSHTITSGTEGSSHTSTRRDTSRASRAAAAAARRRRPRQRGMSRTRSRSPLQGRAPGSQSRARRPQGSRRTPAPAALSRARSTSRPATRRSFRASLHSDAEEWSRQPREARMRSRPSEAHRAPNAHRRLRRGCRRRQRLSQE is encoded by the exons ATGTCCATCCTGGGGATCCGTGTCCCAGacag AAAACCAGAATGGGAGGACAGTTCCGTGTACACACCAGTTGTACGGAGGCACAGGCGCTGTGATGCCGTCGTGTGCTTTTACCATGGAGGCAGGTGGCAGGCAGAAGAAGAGGG GCCCTGGCAGCTGATcctgtgcagctcctgtggaGCGGAGAACACCCACCGAGAGTGCTCCCACTCGTGCATCAGAAGGAACACGTGGGACTGCGACAGATGTGCTGGCCTGGGAACCT CCGCCAGCACCATCTCGGTGCTtgctgcactcagcactgccagccaggagagcctgcagccatcccacagcccccaggAACCTGAGGACAGCCAGCCCATCCAAAGCAGCCAGGCAGCATCGGGGCCATCACACTGTTTCCTGCTGCCAGAGATCAGCGAGCTGGGAACAGAAGGTGGGGTGATCTTCTCAGCTGTTCCTGGACTTCAGGTTGGACACGAGGATGTCCCAGCACACCATGGGAGCAGCCATACGATCACCTCAGGCACTGAAGGCAGCTCCCACACCTCCACCAGACGGGACACATCAAGAGCCTCCAGAGCAGCCGCTGCGGCTGCACGCAGAAGGCGTCCCAGGCAGCGGGGAATGAGCCGGACACGAAGCCGCTCCCCGCTGCAAGGTCGGGCCCCAGGTTCCCAAAGCCGGGCAAGAAGACCTCAAGGCAGCAGGCGcacaccagctccagctgctctgagcagagcccGCAGCACCTCCAGACCAGCAACACGGAGGTCCTTCAGGGCTTCCCTGCATTCAGATGCTGAGGAATGGTCCAGGCAGCCACGGGAAGCCCGCATGCGAAGCCGTCCCTCGGAGGCACATCGAGCCCCAAATGCCCACCGCCGGCTCCGAAGAGGCTGCAGGAGACGGCAGAGGCTGTCCCAGGAATGA
- the LOC140254758 gene encoding uncharacterized protein, whose amino-acid sequence MSILGIRVPDRKPEWEDSSVYTPVVRRHRRCDAVVCFYHGGRWQAEEEGPWQLILCSSCGAENTHRECSHSCIRRNMWDCDRCAGLGTSASTISVLAALSTASQESLQPSHSPQEPEDSQPIQSSQAASGPSHCFLLPEISELGTEGGVIFSAVPGLQVGHEDVPAHHGSSHTTTPGTEGSSQTSTGRDTSRASRAAAAAARRRRPRQRGMSRTRSRSPLQVRAPGSQSRTRRPQGSRRTPAPAALSRARSTSRPATRRSFRASLHSHAEEWSRQPREARMRSRPSEAHRAPNAHCRLRRGCRRWQRLPQE is encoded by the exons ATGTCCATCCTCGGGATCCGTGTCCCAGacag AAAACCAGAATGGGAGGACAGTTCCGTGTACACACCAGTTGTACGGAGGCACAGGCGCTGTGATGCCGTCGTGTGCTTTTACCATGGAGGCAGGTGGCAGGCAGAAGAAGAGGG GCCCTGGCAGCTGATcctgtgcagctcctgtggaGCGGAGAACACCCACCGAGAGTGCTCCCACTCGTGCATCAGAAGGAACATGTGGGACTGCGACAGATGTGCTGGCCTGGGAACCT CCGCCAGCACCATCTCGGTGCTtgctgcactcagcactgccagccaggagagcctgcagccatcccacagcccccaggAACCTGAGGACAGCCAGCCCATCCAAAGCAGCCAGGCAGCATCGGGGCCATCACACTGTTTCCTGCTGCCAGAGATCAGCGAGCTGGGAACAGAAGGTGGGGTGATCTTCTCAGCTGTTCCTGGACTTCAGGTTGGACACGAGGATGTCCCAGCACACCATGGGAGCAGCCATACGACCACCCCAGGCACTGAAGGCAGCTCCCAAACCTCCACCGGACGGGACACATCAAGAGCCTCCAGAGCAGCCGCTGCGGCTGCACGCAGAAGGCGTCCCAGGCAGCGGGGAATGAGCCGGACACGAAGCCGCTCCCCACTGCAAGTTCGGGCCCCAGGTTCCCAAAGCCGGACAAGAAGACCTCAAGGCAGCAGGCGcacaccagctccagctgctctgagcagagcccGCAGCACCTCCAGACCAGCAACACGGAGGTCCTTCAGGGCTTCCCTGCATTCACATGCTGAGGAATGGTCCAGGCAGCCACGGGAAGCCCGCATGCGAAGCCGTCCCTCGGAGGCACATCGAGCCCCAAATGCCCATTGCCGGCTAAGAagaggctgcaggagatggCAGAGGCTGCCCCAGGAATGA